The following coding sequences are from one bacterium window:
- a CDS encoding nuclear transport factor 2 family protein — protein MTTKDAIQGYFDSLKQKKGWESFLSDDMTFTSFTSPVKQVTGKNAFLDSTKRFYSMVVSFEIRDIMIAGEKAVVLTRYELQPPGGNIFISDVAEIFAVKDGKIDSFAIYFDSSPFPK, from the coding sequence ATGACAACGAAGGACGCCATCCAGGGATATTTCGACAGCCTCAAGCAGAAAAAGGGATGGGAATCATTTCTATCTGATGACATGACTTTTACCAGCTTTACCAGCCCTGTCAAACAAGTTACTGGTAAAAACGCTTTCCTTGATTCGACAAAACGTTTTTATTCGATGGTAGTCTCTTTTGAAATAAGAGACATCATGATTGCGGGAGAAAAAGCTGTGGTCCTGACTCGTTATGAATTGCAACCGCCGGGCGGCAACATTTTTATCAGTGATGTCGCTGAGATTTTCGCAGTAAAGGACGGCAAAATAGATTCGTTCGCGATTTACTTTGATAGCTCACCTTTCCCGAAGTAG